The following DNA comes from Simkania negevensis Z.
TCTAATGAAAATTCTGAATAAAGGTGAGGCCGTCGAATACCATTTAGATGCTTTTCAAAGTGCAACTCAAGTTTTTATTGAGGAAATGGTTAAGTTAGCAAGCAAGTGTGAAACGAAAGTATCAACTCCTGAGGTCTCAGAGAAAAGAAAAGAGAAAGAAAAAGAAAAAATGGACCCTCTAGATGAGCTTTTCGACTTCAATTTTGATTCACCCAAATCCGAAGAACAAATGAGATCTGAAGCCGAACAAAACAAGCAAAATAGAACTCAGTTTTATGAAGCTCAAAAAACGAAATGGTGGACGCACAGTTACTATGTTGGTGACAATGGCCATCCAAGTAAAACAAGAAAATATCGGGTAGCTTTAGAGGAATACTCAAGAATCCTTAATGAATCATGTGATGTTAATTATTTCTGTAATCATGCTAGGTGGTTAGCCCAAAAAAATCCTCATAATACTTTATATCAAGCCATTTACCGTGCACTTCAAGCTGTCACGTCATCGATTGACCTAAATCCTCAATCCGCTTTTGGCAGCTATAATGATGCTAGAACTCAAAGGCAGGTCCTCATCAACAGTCTACGTGCTGCCATTGTGCATACAGATTATCAAGAGTTCCGCTTGAAGCCTGAAGAAGAAATGAATGCATACGATTTTAGGGAGAATCTTTTTTGCCGTCGTGTCATTCGGCAGCTTTCAGAAATAATCTTCTTACCCGAAATTCATAGTCACTTAAAAGAGGTTACAGACTTATTTGTAGGAACAAGTAGGCATCACCGAAGCCAGTCCGAAGATCTTGAGCCCGTGACTGCAGAAAACTTCGTCAGAAAAATCCATGAGAGAAATGAAGATATCAAGCATGCTCCTAAAGACATTCTTGGTAAATCCACAGCTGCCCTTCAGGGACAAAAAGGGTCTGGAGCCTTAGGGACTGAAGACTTTATCGGAACTAAAAACGTCCCCCATTTACGTAATTCCTATGTCTACCGCCATCGAGAAACTGGGAAAGTCCAAACGGTCGATTACTTCCGTCATGGGTGCCCTGTTACGCCTGGAAGTTACTGGAAAATTTTAGGAGGAATGCTTGGGCGATCTCTTTCTTACTGGAGTGGCTATGATGTCGCTCCTAGAAGCGGTGAAGCAGTTGCTCCTGAATATGAAGAAATGCTTTATGCAAAAGCAGCAAGAGGCGAAGGAGACTTATACGTCAACCACCAAAGAAGAATCCCCGGAGGAGTGGAAAATGAAAGAGACCGCGTTGAGGTTATTGAGGGATTACAAACGAGACATGATAATGAATTTGTTTTGACTCAATCAGTTGAAGGAACTCTTTTCAAGAGGCAAGATCCTTATTCTAACATCACGAGATTTGAAGATCTGATCGATGCTTTTGTGGAAACCTTTAATCAACAAGATGATGTTTGGAAAGGGGTCTATGCACAAAATATGTTGCCTAAAGTTTTCTGGGATAATGCAGGCTTGCGAGCAGAGTATTTAACCGAGCTAAGAGGATTACTGCAGAGGATTCATAGGGAATTTTTTGATGGAAAAGAGGAAATTGACTTTAAGGGATTTAGCCCTACAAAGCCAAGAGAGCCTTATCCTCTGCGCGAATGGCAAGTCTTTATTGAACTCGCTTATACATTCATGAGAAAGGATCTCATTTTTAGGCTTTCTGAGATAGAGACCAAAAGTGGGCGGTATCAAGTAACTTCAATGAAAGATATTTGTAAGGATAAGCTCGATCGCGGAGGGAATGAGGCGAAAAATGAAGATGAAACAAGCTACTACATGATTGGTAATCCTCAAGATGAGTGGTTTGAAGATACCCTTTATCAACTCCTAGGTCCCCCTATCCTTGTGAAGAAAAAAGAAGCCATTACAAGTCGCCTTGAGCCAGGTCTAGCTCTTTCACAGTTCCTTAAAAATATGAGTGAAGAGCAAAAATTAGCGATGAGAAATATGGACTTCTTGGGATGGAAAATTGAAGAAGTCAAGGTTCTCAAAAGATCTGATCAGAGCGCTTTCCCAACAAAAAAGACAGCCCATACGAATCAGGAAAAAGAAGACCTACGTTGGACCGAATTCTACCGCAAAGGGTTTTAGTCATTATTTTAGAGATGACTATTTTTTTGAGACAAAAAAGCAGCCTTTTATGGCTGCTTTTCTTAATTGCTTTCTGTCTAAGAATCGAGATTAGATCTTGATAAAACGATCGCCTGGCTTTGGCTGATCGCCACCAGGACGGTGTCCAGGCTGCATGCCAGCTTGTGGACGCTCAATTTGTACATCATGACCTTCCATAATTCTCTTCGCGCGATCTCTCCACTTTTCAACCGACTCTACAAAGAGTGGTGCAAAGCGGCGAAGTGAAGATGTATCAGCGCCAGCTCCCATTTCGAGCACGCAGTGCATCAAAATGAGCTCTTCCTTGACAGCAACACCAATTCCACCACCAGCCATTTGGCCACCAAGCATCGAACCTTCTAACAATGCTTCGTAAAGTTTAAGTTTGGTTGGATCATCTTTTGGTAGACCATCCAAGATGGGAGAATAAAGGTAGAGACGATCTGAATTCGGCTCGTATGTCAAGTGGAGAGAAAAGGTATTGTCAATCCCTAGAATACAGGTATGGTTTTCATCGAAAGCCAGTCCTTCGAGATTTAGCTCTTTTCCAAACTCTCTAAGATTAGCTTTTGCGTTTTCCAAAGACATCGATGTCTCCTCCTTGAATTTTGTTTGTATCTTTTCGCGTTCATACATGAACACATTAAAGAAAGAAGTTTTTCAGGCTGAGAAAAAAATAGCAACAAAAAATTCATCATTTCTTGACTTTCTTTTCGGCGTAAACCCACTTATTCGGGATCTATCTCTCAGAAACCACTTTCAATTATAACAGTAAAATATTTGTTTTTCAATATTAAAAATTTAACTATACACATCATAATCCACTGAAATCAAGAGGTTTAAAAAATTAATTTTGCAAAATGACGTGAGCTCCTATACTGCGGAAGGAAGTAGCTCAATTTAAATAATTAGTTTACATGAACCCATCCTTTACAACCGGATCTAAACTCCCTTTAGGTAGCTCCCCAACCGAAAAAGGAATCAATTTCGCTGTCTATTCCCACCATGCCACAAATATCAAACTCCGCTTATTTGAAATAGGCCAAAAGACGCCATTTGCCGAATTTCCTATGGAACGTAGTGATGACTACTGGCATTTATGCGTCACTAACCTCCCTTACACCTTTGAATATACCTATCAAGCAGAAGGGCCGTATGATCCTAGTAAAGGGTTATTATTTTGCAAGGAAATGGATCTTGTCGATCCTTACGCACGAGCTGTGAATGCGAGCGACACATGGGGAAACCACCATACTCCGATGCGAGCTCTCTATGAAACGAAAATGCCATTTGATTGGGAACATACCTCTCGCCCGATGATTCCTGCAGAAGATTTAATCATCTATGAAATGCACGTGAGAAGCTTCACAATGCATCCCTCTAGCGGCTCGAAAAACCCAGGAACGTTCTTGGGAATGATCGAAAAAATTCCTTATTTAAAAAAGCTCGGGATTAATGCCGTCGAATTGATGCCGATCCACGAGTTTAATGAAACGGAAAACCTACGTCGCAGTCCTGGAACAGGGGGAAAACTCTTCAATTACTGGGGCTATTCGACATCGAACTTCTTTGCTCCGATGCGTCGCTTTGGAAAAGAAGAAGATCTCAAGTTTCTCATTCGAGAACTCCACCGCGAAGGGATTGAAGTGATACTAGACGTCGTCTACAATCACACATCAGAAGGAAATGATCAAAACTATTACCACTCTTTTCGCGGCCTAGATAACCCCACTTATTACATCATCGATGAAAACGGCTATCACAATTACACTGGGTGTGGAAATACATTGAAGTGCCAACATCCCGTCGTGCAAGATTTCATCCTTGACTCATTGCGCTATTGGGTCACTGAATTCCATGTTGACGGTTTCCGCTTTGACTTAGCCTCGATTATGACCCGCGGTGAAGATGGAAAGCCTATTCAAGATCCACCTCTGATCAAACGTATTGCAAGTGATCCGATTCTTGCTCCTACAAAAATGATTGCAGAACCTTGGGACCCAGCTGGGTTATACCAAGTCGGAACCTTCCCTTCTTGGAGGTTTGCAGAATGGAACGGAAAATTCCGTGACGATGTACGCAAGTTTATTCGAGGAGATGGAAATATCGAAGCGATGAAAAACCGCCTTCTCGGATCTCCAGATGTCTACACCGAAAAAGGAACTCCTCAGCATAGTATTAATTTTATCACAGTTCATGATGGGTTTACCTTGCATGATCTCGTCTCTTACAACGAAAAGCACAATGAGCAAAATGGCGAGCAAAACCAAGATGGCGCCAATGACAATGAAAGCTGGAATTGTGGTGTGGAAGGGAAAACAACTGATCAAGCCATCCTTAACTTGCGCCTCCAACAAATGCGTAATTTCATGGTCGCACTTTTTATTGCTCAAGGAATCCCAATGCTCCTTATGGGAGATGAA
Coding sequences within:
- a CDS encoding CesT family type III secretion system chaperone; amino-acid sequence: MSLENAKANLREFGKELNLEGLAFDENHTCILGIDNTFSLHLTYEPNSDRLYLYSPILDGLPKDDPTKLKLYEALLEGSMLGGQMAGGGIGVAVKEELILMHCVLEMGAGADTSSLRRFAPLFVESVEKWRDRAKRIMEGHDVQIERPQAGMQPGHRPGGDQPKPGDRFIKI
- a CDS encoding glycogen debranching protein, which encodes MNPSFTTGSKLPLGSSPTEKGINFAVYSHHATNIKLRLFEIGQKTPFAEFPMERSDDYWHLCVTNLPYTFEYTYQAEGPYDPSKGLLFCKEMDLVDPYARAVNASDTWGNHHTPMRALYETKMPFDWEHTSRPMIPAEDLIIYEMHVRSFTMHPSSGSKNPGTFLGMIEKIPYLKKLGINAVELMPIHEFNETENLRRSPGTGGKLFNYWGYSTSNFFAPMRRFGKEEDLKFLIRELHREGIEVILDVVYNHTSEGNDQNYYHSFRGLDNPTYYIIDENGYHNYTGCGNTLKCQHPVVQDFILDSLRYWVTEFHVDGFRFDLASIMTRGEDGKPIQDPPLIKRIASDPILAPTKMIAEPWDPAGLYQVGTFPSWRFAEWNGKFRDDVRKFIRGDGNIEAMKNRLLGSPDVYTEKGTPQHSINFITVHDGFTLHDLVSYNEKHNEQNGEQNQDGANDNESWNCGVEGKTTDQAILNLRLQQMRNFMVALFIAQGIPMLLMGDEYAHTREGNNNAYCQDNELNYFLWDQASPLFEFIQKLIALRKSHPIFRQKTFPSAVKWEEKDYLGLTLGEELFIAFNPSAQEYQLEKEGWEILLSTASQVQTLDKLQPYTSVLFGKKKAL